The Musa acuminata AAA Group cultivar baxijiao chromosome BXJ3-6, Cavendish_Baxijiao_AAA, whole genome shotgun sequence region GAATTATCTAAAACCCAAGTATTCCGCTCACTTCTCTTGCAAGATAGTTGGTCCGGCATCTGTGGACTGCAGCTCTTAGAGGAAATTTGATGAAGCTGCAGAAAAGCAAGCATACTCGCAGCAAAAATAGCAGCATGGCTAAAAACACCACTGATATTCTCCAATCTGAATGTCCTTTTAGCTAAAGACAAACTTGATACTACCATTTGCAGGAAAATGCTAGACCTTCTCTCCTCGTAATCTTCCAAATTATCACCAGATTGACTCCTTGGCATGTCATAGAGGGCCTCTGGTGTTATAAAACAGCCCTTATCATGCACATCGCCGACAAAAGCCAAGGCCTCTTCTATGACTTTGTACTTTTTTCCTTGATGATTTGCCAATCTCATGGCAAGAACAATGCGACTTTGCTCTAATTGGGCAACAGCAGCATCTCGTTCTGCTCGCTGCTGTAATTGCACAGTCTGTAGAAGAACAATGATAATTAGCTTAATAACTTAACTACGAGGTCACAATAGCATGATAGACCAATATGTAAATTTCATGAAAGCTTACAGTTGTcataataagaataaaaaaacatGAAATTTTTTTCAGCATATTCCTCTTCCATTACCCAAAACAAAAAGTATCACAACAATTTGAACCTCCAATAACATAATCTGACTGTAGGAAGCTAGCATGTATTCCAGCAAATAGCATATAGTTACCTTATAACCATTTAGAAATTGCTAATCACTTTCATTTTATAAAGAAAATGGGAAAGATAGACAATGTGGATCTGAACTCTCCATAGCAAAAGATTTGACAATGTTGAATCGAGTCCACAATTGACAAGCTTACTTCACGAACTGTTGAATGGCGACTGGCCGCCAGAACACAACAggtcaagaaaaaaaatataaccaCAAGTATCAAAGGTTCCTCATGCATACATACATGAAACAGGTATGGCACATCGAAAATGAAGATGAACTAATGAATGAACCCAAAATCTACATGTCCTCTAGAATTTCATCGCAACGAAGAACTAACTAGGTTCTTGTTATTCAAGAATAAATATTCCATCAACAATTTTTTGTAACACACCTTTATGCTATTAAGTGGAAGATGTTTGAACGCATTGATTAAGACTGTAAGTTGACAAAAAGGAAAAATACTTCACAAAAAGATATATGCTGTCAAGGTTTTATATGGCGTAAGCAATAAACACAAATTGAAATACCAGAGGCTGACAAGAACAACCTGTCGTAATGTAGGCAACTTAGGAATGATATGATG contains the following coding sequences:
- the LOC135640421 gene encoding plastid division protein PDV1-like — translated: MGWEMEEEIEAVMERIWDLHDKISDAIHALSRAHFLRSIKSLAKSDARAVETAAGPCCGDGKGGFVFTKDFLAAAEDGAAMAAEARSLDAIRAALENLEDHFEFFHTVQLQQRAERDAAVAQLEQSRIVLAMRLANHQGKKYKVIEEALAFVGDVHDKGCFITPEALYDMPRSQSGDNLEDYEERRSSIFLQMVVSSLSLAKRTFRLENISGVFSHAAIFAASMLAFLQLHQISSKSCSPQMPDQLSCKRSERNTWVLDNSSQNGEIKHLDVLSARG